A section of the Marinoscillum sp. 108 genome encodes:
- a CDS encoding DUF3276 family protein: protein MEENKEKGRDEIYSERVRAGKRTYFFDVKSTRSNDYYLTITESKRRFKDDGFFYEKHKIFLYKEDFNKFVAALNETVDHVKNELLPDVDFSEFDKVHEEDEETIDVSSEDDSELKWD from the coding sequence GTGGAAGAGAATAAGGAAAAAGGGAGAGACGAAATTTATTCTGAGAGAGTAAGAGCAGGTAAGAGGACTTACTTTTTTGACGTAAAGTCTACTCGATCAAATGACTACTACCTGACCATCACAGAGAGCAAAAGGAGGTTTAAGGACGATGGTTTTTTTTATGAAAAGCACAAAATTTTCCTGTATAAGGAGGATTTCAACAAATTCGTGGCTGCACTGAACGAAACTGTAGATCATGTGAAAAATGAGCTGCTTCCGGACGTGGATTTCAGCGAGTTTGACAAAGTACATGAAGAAGACGAGGAGACTATAGATGTGTCTTCTGAGGATGATTCTGAACTGAAGTGGGACTGA
- a CDS encoding alpha-amylase family glycosyl hydrolase, whose product MLRILFLLITISCFPACKDDGLDKPPTTNPEDTVELSDTLIIPPLQEMVVYEVNMRAFSDAGTFSGIQSRLDNIQDMGANVIWLMPIYPIGEVKTVNSPYCIRDYRAVNAEYGSLNTLKALVSAAHDRGMAVIIDWVANHTAWDHPWISAHKDWYSQDGNGDIIEPPGTGWTDVAELNYESGSMRQEMIESMLFWIDEAGIDGFRCDAIDFVPDSFWNEALASLKAHTDKDLILLGEGGVLANFEVGFEMNYAWDFKTAIARVFSEGMSAETIISTHKSEYTKVLAGGEKLRYITNHDLYAWETTPIEDFGLKGSVSAFVITSYLGGIPLIYDGQEIGHPTNISFFDKNPINWSLNPDVYDAYKDIMTARAELSAVHYGEMKSYTSKDVVAFKRFTAKQEVLVIVNVRNSLKVFDVPDELANTQWKDVLADTDKTISSSVSLEGLQYLILVRDL is encoded by the coding sequence ATGCTTAGAATACTGTTTTTGTTGATCACTATTTCGTGTTTCCCGGCTTGCAAGGATGATGGTCTGGACAAACCTCCCACTACCAATCCAGAGGATACAGTTGAGCTTTCTGATACCTTGATCATTCCACCACTTCAAGAGATGGTGGTTTATGAGGTCAATATGCGGGCTTTTAGCGATGCGGGTACGTTTAGCGGTATTCAGAGTCGTCTGGATAATATACAAGATATGGGAGCCAACGTGATCTGGTTGATGCCCATTTATCCGATAGGAGAGGTGAAGACAGTTAATTCACCCTATTGCATTAGGGATTATCGGGCCGTCAACGCTGAATATGGCTCATTGAATACCCTCAAGGCCTTAGTAAGTGCCGCTCATGATCGCGGTATGGCCGTAATTATAGATTGGGTGGCTAATCATACTGCATGGGATCATCCATGGATCTCGGCACATAAGGATTGGTACAGCCAGGATGGCAATGGTGACATTATTGAGCCACCAGGAACCGGCTGGACTGATGTAGCCGAGTTGAACTATGAGAGTGGCTCCATGAGACAGGAGATGATTGAATCCATGCTTTTCTGGATTGATGAGGCGGGTATTGATGGTTTTCGTTGTGATGCAATTGATTTCGTACCGGATAGCTTTTGGAACGAGGCACTGGCTTCATTGAAAGCTCATACGGACAAGGACCTGATTTTGCTGGGAGAAGGGGGAGTACTGGCTAATTTTGAAGTTGGCTTTGAGATGAATTATGCCTGGGATTTTAAGACCGCCATAGCCAGGGTCTTCAGCGAAGGCATGTCTGCCGAGACCATTATCAGTACCCACAAATCTGAATATACTAAAGTACTGGCTGGTGGAGAGAAACTGCGATATATTACCAATCATGATTTGTATGCATGGGAGACCACTCCCATTGAGGATTTTGGGCTCAAAGGTTCCGTATCGGCTTTTGTGATCACCTCTTATCTTGGTGGGATCCCTTTGATCTATGACGGTCAGGAAATAGGTCACCCCACTAATATTAGTTTTTTTGATAAAAATCCGATCAACTGGTCTCTGAATCCCGATGTTTATGATGCCTACAAGGATATTATGACGGCCCGGGCTGAGTTATCAGCGGTGCATTATGGGGAGATGAAATCCTATACAAGTAAGGATGTGGTGGCTTTCAAGCGATTCACAGCTAAACAGGAGGTATTGGTGATTGTAAATGTTAGAAATAGTCTGAAAGTATTTGATGTACCTGATGAACTCGCCAATACTCAATGGAAAGATGTATTGGCTGATACAGACAAAACTATATCTTCGTCAGTGTCATTGGAAGGTCTTCAATACCTGATTTTGGTGAGAGATTTATGA
- the ychF gene encoding redox-regulated ATPase YchF: MGLRCGIVGLPNVGKSTLFNALSNAKAEAANFPFCTIEPNVGVITVPDERLEILKGLVSPERVVPTVIEFVDIAGLVKGASKGEGLGNQFLANIREVDAIIHVVRCFENDNIIHVEGRVDPVDDKEVIDTELQLRDLDSVDKRIARVEKIAKGGDAKAKKEYEVLIQFKKHLESGRNARSLEMEKEDRVLVKELQLLTDKPIIYVANVEEENVNSGNQYSQKLEENVASENAEVVRVSAALEAQIAEFEDEDDKLMFLEEYGLKESGLNRLIKAAYSLLDLITYFTAGVQEVRAWTIKRGWKAPQAAGVIHTDFERGFIKAEVIKLENYQQYGSEQACKEAGKLSIEGKEYVVLDGDVMHFRFNV; encoded by the coding sequence ATGGGGTTAAGGTGTGGAATTGTTGGGCTTCCGAATGTTGGAAAATCCACTTTATTTAATGCGCTCTCGAATGCAAAGGCTGAAGCAGCCAATTTCCCTTTTTGTACCATTGAGCCCAATGTGGGGGTGATCACCGTGCCCGATGAGCGATTGGAGATACTGAAAGGACTAGTGAGCCCCGAACGTGTGGTGCCTACAGTCATTGAGTTTGTAGATATAGCGGGGCTGGTGAAAGGAGCCAGCAAGGGTGAAGGATTAGGAAACCAGTTCCTGGCCAACATCCGCGAAGTGGACGCCATCATTCATGTGGTGCGCTGCTTTGAAAATGACAACATCATTCACGTGGAGGGCCGTGTGGACCCTGTGGATGACAAAGAAGTGATAGATACAGAACTGCAGCTCCGGGACCTGGACTCTGTGGATAAGCGTATCGCCAGAGTGGAGAAGATTGCCAAAGGAGGTGATGCTAAGGCGAAGAAGGAATATGAAGTGCTGATTCAGTTCAAAAAGCACCTGGAATCTGGTCGTAACGCTCGCTCTCTGGAGATGGAGAAGGAAGACCGAGTACTGGTGAAAGAACTTCAGCTGCTGACTGATAAGCCCATTATCTATGTGGCTAATGTGGAGGAAGAAAACGTGAATTCCGGGAATCAGTATAGCCAAAAACTGGAGGAAAACGTGGCCAGTGAAAATGCGGAGGTGGTAAGGGTGTCGGCGGCATTGGAAGCCCAGATCGCTGAGTTTGAGGATGAGGACGACAAGCTGATGTTTTTGGAGGAATACGGTCTAAAGGAATCTGGGCTCAATCGGCTGATCAAGGCTGCTTATTCACTTTTGGACCTGATTACTTACTTTACCGCTGGTGTACAGGAGGTGAGAGCCTGGACAATCAAGAGAGGGTGGAAGGCTCCTCAGGCTGCCGGGGTAATTCACACCGATTTTGAGCGTGGGTTTATCAAAGCTGAAGTGATCAAGCTGGAGAATTATCAGCAATATGGTTCTGAACAAGCTTGTAAGGAAGCGGGCAAACTTTCGATTGAAGGTAAAGAATATGTAGTGCTGGACGGGGATGTGATGCACTTCCGTTTCAATGTTTGA
- the cas6 gene encoding CRISPR-associated endoribonuclease Cas6 has protein sequence MRVRVTFRVNNRGGLVPFHHQYLISEVFRDILQRESKDDLKDYPFFSFSGIKGQTRLSKAGLHYNSRRVTIVISSLSADFVEHLVGAIFRNKEIQLGALNLTPEMAEEELPVTLHRETKFICISPIVTSDDFHSPEHKLFIEPSSNDFSDQLYDATITRMTEFGIDTDAIPEVHKFQLIPDEDYLDKLRASNKKFSRIYPVYYQGEQLEARGYTFPFTLFAAPEIQDFIFTCGLGTCCSMGFGMLDLVNSDPTERTVPYKSAESLVST, from the coding sequence ATGCGGGTCAGAGTTACGTTCAGGGTCAACAACCGTGGAGGGTTGGTGCCTTTTCACCACCAATATTTAATATCAGAGGTTTTTAGGGATATTCTACAGCGAGAATCTAAAGATGATTTGAAGGACTATCCCTTCTTTAGTTTTTCGGGAATCAAAGGTCAGACCCGACTGAGCAAGGCTGGTCTTCATTATAATTCAAGGAGGGTGACTATTGTCATTTCTTCACTCAGTGCTGATTTTGTGGAGCACCTCGTAGGAGCGATTTTCAGGAATAAAGAAATTCAACTTGGGGCACTCAACCTCACGCCGGAAATGGCCGAAGAGGAGCTTCCTGTAACTCTCCACCGGGAAACGAAGTTTATATGCATTTCACCTATTGTGACCTCTGATGATTTTCATAGTCCGGAGCACAAGTTGTTTATTGAGCCCTCCTCCAATGACTTTTCGGATCAGCTTTATGACGCTACCATCACGCGGATGACGGAGTTTGGGATAGATACAGACGCCATACCTGAAGTCCATAAGTTTCAGTTGATACCAGACGAAGACTACCTGGATAAGCTTCGGGCTTCCAATAAAAAATTCTCAAGAATCTATCCGGTGTATTATCAGGGCGAGCAGCTGGAAGCCAGGGGATATACCTTTCCTTTCACACTTTTCGCTGCTCCTGAAATTCAGGATTTCATCTTCACCTGTGGGTTGGGAACCTGCTGCTCCATGGGATTTGGTATGTTGGATTTGGTGAATTCTGATCCAACTGAGCGTACCGTTCCTTACAAATCTGCCGAATCATTAGTTTCCACTTGA
- a CDS encoding SusE domain-containing protein, with product MKKLLMCGAMIGGLALFSCEEEGEKVIIEEKDPIAAEISTPTAGFADVATANNLEEVLTFTWSEAQFNFPSEISYKVQIDLAAGDFSLPATLGTTSETTFSITYGDLNSIILSTLESPANEPIALQTRVIASAASKEDLVSAVVSFTFTAYEEEEQPQEYAKLWIAGDFQGWNIDAAATIASVKDDGVYEGYIFIPAGGTNEFKLYAQPGWEPQSYGTLNDGVIFEANYAGDNFIAPSDGYYFFSVDLNNLTYLLIKTDWGIIGAATPGGWDFDTELTFDMDTEVWSVTADMIAEGSFKFRANKEWVLDFGIDTDGNLAYANHPWLDYVEQPQLTVPEDGNYTITLDLHEAGNYTFDIQKN from the coding sequence ATGAAAAAGTTACTAATGTGCGGTGCCATGATTGGCGGATTGGCTCTTTTTTCCTGTGAGGAAGAAGGAGAAAAAGTCATTATTGAAGAGAAAGATCCGATCGCTGCGGAGATATCCACCCCCACGGCTGGTTTTGCGGACGTTGCAACTGCTAATAATCTGGAAGAAGTGTTGACTTTTACGTGGAGCGAAGCTCAGTTTAATTTCCCAAGTGAGATTAGCTATAAAGTACAGATTGATCTGGCTGCTGGTGATTTTTCACTACCAGCTACCTTAGGTACTACGTCAGAGACTACTTTTTCTATCACTTATGGAGATTTGAATAGTATTATTCTCAGTACACTGGAAAGCCCGGCCAATGAGCCCATAGCACTCCAGACACGAGTTATTGCGAGCGCTGCCAGTAAAGAAGACCTGGTTTCGGCGGTAGTGTCTTTTACATTTACGGCTTATGAGGAGGAAGAGCAACCACAGGAGTATGCCAAACTTTGGATTGCTGGTGACTTTCAGGGCTGGAACATTGACGCTGCAGCCACCATTGCTTCAGTCAAGGACGATGGGGTTTATGAGGGTTATATTTTCATTCCTGCAGGGGGTACGAATGAGTTCAAACTGTATGCACAGCCAGGATGGGAGCCACAGTCGTATGGTACTCTAAATGATGGGGTGATTTTTGAGGCTAACTATGCGGGGGACAACTTCATAGCCCCTTCCGATGGGTATTACTTCTTTTCGGTAGATTTAAACAATCTTACTTACCTGCTCATCAAAACTGATTGGGGAATCATAGGTGCCGCCACTCCCGGTGGGTGGGACTTTGATACCGAACTCACCTTTGATATGGACACTGAAGTGTGGTCTGTGACTGCAGATATGATTGCCGAAGGCTCATTCAAGTTTCGAGCAAACAAAGAGTGGGTGCTTGATTTTGGTATAGATACTGATGGAAACCTGGCCTACGCCAACCACCCTTGGTTAGACTATGTGGAGCAGCCCCAGCTTACTGTGCCTGAGGATGGGAATTATACCATTACTCTTGATCTCCACGAGGCAGGCAATTACACCTTTGATATTCAAAAAAACTAG
- a CDS encoding AI-2E family transporter, whose amino-acid sequence MKRTLVAIGVFVVLLGVAIWYFSNIFIYLTISLVLATVLRPMTSQIIRFEVFGGKVPRYIAIFGSYAVVIGVLALFLVLFIPLISNQLEVLASLDFSTVFDSLVQPVRWVETFLINNRLSDGPSGFMVDSVRKGVVDFIHTMDFTEILNQLISFTGNFFIGVLAVGFITFFLLYENGILRRQVIAVIPNKYFEVFISALYKIERLLSNFLLGILFQMISIFSIAAVGLSIVGVNYALTIAVFAAIANLIPYLGPLLGGIFGIAVAVSTSGDFTFNNDTLILVAKVFSVFAVVQATDNLLLQPLIFSKSVKAHPLEIFVIIFVGATIAGIPGMIGAIPVYTVLRVSSTEIYAGFNQYRVFKIKS is encoded by the coding sequence ATGAAACGTACATTAGTTGCTATTGGTGTATTTGTGGTGTTACTGGGTGTGGCCATCTGGTATTTTTCCAATATTTTCATTTATCTCACCATCTCTCTGGTGCTGGCTACCGTCTTGCGGCCTATGACCAGCCAGATCATCCGGTTTGAGGTATTTGGCGGTAAGGTGCCCCGTTACATTGCTATTTTCGGCTCCTATGCTGTGGTGATAGGAGTGCTTGCTTTGTTCCTGGTGTTGTTTATCCCACTTATTTCCAATCAGCTGGAGGTGCTGGCTTCATTGGATTTCAGTACAGTATTTGACTCACTGGTGCAGCCTGTCCGCTGGGTGGAGACTTTCCTGATCAATAACAGACTTTCTGATGGCCCATCGGGGTTCATGGTAGACTCGGTACGCAAAGGAGTTGTCGATTTTATACACACCATGGATTTTACAGAGATTTTGAATCAGCTCATTTCCTTTACCGGAAACTTTTTCATTGGCGTATTGGCGGTGGGGTTTATTACTTTTTTTCTCCTTTATGAAAATGGCATTCTTCGTCGGCAGGTCATTGCGGTGATTCCTAATAAATATTTTGAAGTTTTTATCTCCGCTCTCTATAAGATAGAGCGTCTGCTTTCCAACTTCCTGTTGGGTATTCTGTTTCAGATGATTTCCATCTTCTCTATTGCTGCTGTAGGCCTTTCCATCGTGGGGGTCAATTATGCCCTCACCATTGCCGTTTTTGCGGCTATCGCCAATCTGATTCCCTATTTGGGCCCTTTACTTGGTGGTATCTTCGGAATTGCGGTGGCAGTGAGTACCTCCGGTGATTTTACATTCAACAATGATACACTCATCCTCGTCGCCAAGGTTTTTTCAGTATTTGCGGTGGTCCAGGCTACGGATAACTTACTCCTGCAGCCACTTATTTTCTCTAAAAGTGTAAAAGCGCACCCATTAGAAATTTTTGTCATTATTTTTGTGGGCGCAACCATCGCAGGGATTCCGGGCATGATTGGGGCGATACCGGTTTATACCGTTTTAAGGGTCTCATCTACAGAGATTTACGCCGGTTTTAATCAATATAGAGTATTTAAAATCAAGAGTTAG
- a CDS encoding DUF58 domain-containing protein, which translates to MSIRLADIKQFESLDLLARQLVEGFITGLHKSPYHGFSVEFAEHKLYNFGESTRHVDWKVYARTDRLYTKQFEEETNLRAQILLDVSNSMYYPKPGLDKIRFSVLCAASLAHLLTSQRDAVGLTTFSDEILYQSALKSTKTHLNQLLTQLSDLLSTPGKAATNVANVLHQIADKIHKRSLVILFSDMFQKSNDLDEIFGALQHLKHNKHEVLIFHVSDHKTELEFEFEDRPHRFIDLETNETIKLNPREIKDHYKQHMSQLYQDLKIRCGSYKIDLVEADISEPFEKILGAYLIKRKRMR; encoded by the coding sequence ATGAGTATACGCCTGGCAGACATCAAACAGTTCGAAAGCCTGGACCTTCTGGCCCGGCAACTTGTAGAAGGATTTATCACCGGACTGCATAAATCACCTTATCATGGGTTCTCTGTGGAATTCGCCGAGCACAAACTCTACAACTTTGGAGAAAGCACTCGCCATGTAGATTGGAAAGTCTACGCACGTACGGACAGGTTGTACACTAAACAATTTGAAGAGGAAACCAACCTGCGAGCTCAGATTCTGCTGGATGTATCTAATTCCATGTACTATCCCAAACCAGGGTTGGATAAAATCAGGTTCTCAGTACTTTGTGCTGCATCGCTGGCACATCTGCTCACCTCGCAGCGTGATGCTGTAGGCCTCACCACGTTCTCAGATGAAATCCTTTATCAGTCAGCCCTCAAATCCACCAAAACCCACCTGAATCAGCTATTAACCCAGCTAAGTGACCTCCTAAGCACTCCAGGAAAAGCAGCTACCAATGTCGCTAACGTGCTCCATCAAATTGCTGATAAAATCCACAAGAGATCTCTGGTGATTCTCTTCAGTGACATGTTCCAGAAATCGAATGATCTGGACGAAATTTTCGGAGCCCTCCAACACCTCAAACACAATAAACACGAAGTGTTGATCTTCCATGTTTCAGATCATAAGACTGAGTTGGAATTTGAATTTGAGGACCGTCCACACCGGTTTATTGACCTGGAAACCAACGAAACGATTAAACTCAACCCACGGGAAATTAAGGATCATTATAAGCAGCACATGAGTCAGCTCTATCAGGACCTGAAAATCAGATGTGGTAGCTACAAAATAGACCTGGTAGAGGCGGATATCTCCGAACCCTTCGAAAAGATACTAGGCGCTTACCTGATCAAAAGAAAACGAATGCGATGA